A DNA window from Chiroxiphia lanceolata isolate bChiLan1 chromosome 6, bChiLan1.pri, whole genome shotgun sequence contains the following coding sequences:
- the C6H14orf132 gene encoding uncharacterized protein C14orf132 homolog, which yields MDLSFMAAQLPVMGGAFMDSPNEDFSTEYSLFNSSANVHAASSMQNPPEETSRSSNDAILLWIAIIATIGNIVVVGVVYAFTF from the coding sequence CTTCCTGTTATGGGAGGAGCCTTTATGGACTCACCCAACGAGGACTTTAGTACAGAGTACTCCTTGTTTAACTCATCAGCCAACGTCCATGCAGCTTCGTCCATGCAGAATCCACCAGAAGAGACATCCCGTTCTTCAAATGATGCCATATTGTTATGGATTGCAATAATAGCAACAATTGGAAATATTGTGGTTGTGGGAGTGGTGTATGCCTTCACCTTCTAG